A stretch of DNA from Streptomyces venezuelae:
CGGCACCAGCGAGGGCGATTTCCACGAGGCGCTCAACTTCGCCGCGGTCTGGCAGGCCCCGGTGGTCTTCCTGGTCCAGAACAACGGCTTCGCGATCTCCGTCCCGCTGGCCAAGCAGACGGCCGCACCGACCCTGGCCCACAAGGCCGTGGGGTACGGCATGCCCGGCCGGCTGGTCGACGGCAACGACGTGGCCGCGGTGTACGAGGTGCTGGCCGAGGCGGTAGCCCGGGCCCGGTCCGGCGGCGGGCCGACCCTGATCGAGGCGGTCACCTACCGGATCGAGGCCCACACCAACGCGGACGACGCCACCCGCTACCGCGGCGATGCGGAGGTCGAGGCCTGGCTGGCGCACGACCCGGTGCAGCTGCTGGAGCACGAGCTGACCGCACGCGGGATCCTCGACGAGTCGGACATACGTGCGGCCAAGGAGGCGGCGGAGACGATGGCGGCTGCCCTGCGCGAGCAGATGAACGCGGACCCGGTGCTGAACCCGATGGACTTGTTCGAACACGTGTATGCGGAGCAGACGGGCTACCTGCGGGAGCAGGCGGCCATGCTGCGCGCCGAGCTGGAAGCGGAGACCGAGTGATGGCCGTGTCGCAACTGGCGGCGAAGCCCGCCACGATGGCGCAGGCCCTGACCCGGGCGATGCGGGACGCGATGGCGGAGGACCCGACGGTCCACGTCATGGGCGAGGACGTCGGCACCCTCGGCGGGGTCTTCCGGATCACCGACGGGCTGGCGAAGGAGTTCGGCGAGGACCGGTGCACGGACACCCCGCTCGCCGAGGCCGGCATCCTCGGCGCGGCGGTGGGCATGGCCATGTACGGGCTGCGTCCGGTCGTGGAGATGCAGTTCGACGCGTTCGCGTACCCGGCCTTCGAGCAGCTGATCTCGCATGTCGCCCGGATGCGGAACCGGACCCGGGGCGCGATGCCGCTGCCGATCACCATCCGGGTGCCGTACGGCGGCGGAATCGGCGGGGTGGAGCACCACAGCGACTCCTCCGAGGCGTACTACGTGGCGACCCCGGGCCTGACCGTGGTCACCCCGGCGACCGTGGAGGACGCGTACGGCCTGCTGCGGGCCTCGATCGCCTCGGACGACCCGGTGGTGTTCCTGGAGCCGAAGCGGCTGTACTGGTCGAAGGCCGCATGGTCGCCGGACGCCCCGGCCGAGGTTCCCGGCATCGGCCGGGCGGTGGTCCGGCGGCCCGGTACCGGCGCCACCCTGATCACCTACGGCCCCTCGCTTCCGGTGTGCCTGGAGGCCGCCGAGGCGGCCCGCGAGGAGGGCTGGGACCTGGAGGTCCTGGACCTGCGCTCGCTGGTC
This window harbors:
- a CDS encoding alpha-ketoacid dehydrogenase subunit beta; the encoded protein is MAVSQLAAKPATMAQALTRAMRDAMAEDPTVHVMGEDVGTLGGVFRITDGLAKEFGEDRCTDTPLAEAGILGAAVGMAMYGLRPVVEMQFDAFAYPAFEQLISHVARMRNRTRGAMPLPITIRVPYGGGIGGVEHHSDSSEAYYVATPGLTVVTPATVEDAYGLLRASIASDDPVVFLEPKRLYWSKAAWSPDAPAEVPGIGRAVVRRPGTGATLITYGPSLPVCLEAAEAAREEGWDLEVLDLRSLVPFDEETVVAAVRRTGRAVVVHEANGFGGPGAEIAARITERCFHHLEAPVLRVTGLDIPYPPPMLEKHHLPGVDRILDAVARLQWEN
- the pdhA gene encoding pyruvate dehydrogenase (acetyl-transferring) E1 component subunit alpha codes for the protein MTVQELPGAGASSSYRPTPPPAWRPRKDAAPLLPDPEPYRVLGTPAAEKLDPELMRRCHAELVRGRRYNAQATALTRQGRLAVYPSTVGQEACEIAAALVLEEQDWLFPSYRDTLAAVARGLDPVQALTLLRGDWHTGYDPHEHRIAPLCTPLATQLPHAVGLAHAARLRGDDVVALAMVGDGGTSEGDFHEALNFAAVWQAPVVFLVQNNGFAISVPLAKQTAAPTLAHKAVGYGMPGRLVDGNDVAAVYEVLAEAVARARSGGGPTLIEAVTYRIEAHTNADDATRYRGDAEVEAWLAHDPVQLLEHELTARGILDESDIRAAKEAAETMAAALREQMNADPVLNPMDLFEHVYAEQTGYLREQAAMLRAELEAETE